One Rattus norvegicus strain BN/NHsdMcwi chromosome 20, GRCr8, whole genome shotgun sequence DNA segment encodes these proteins:
- the Or14j5e gene encoding olfactory receptor Olr1688, whose product MTARNITTMSGFLLMGFSDNHELQILQALLFLMTYLLGSAGNFIIITITTLDPQLQSPMYYFLKHLSILDFSSFSVTIPQYVYSSLAQSGYISYGQCMMQVFFFTALAWSELAILTMMSYDRYVAICLPLHYEVIMSPRKCTWAVVAVWLSGSLTGTLYTASTLSIRFCGDKIIHQFFCDVPQLLKISCFNDYFGVVKVTAFMSVLVFACFMGIAFSYGQIFSTVLRIPSAEGQSKVFSTCLPHLFVVSFFLSTGICAFLNTTSDSSAALDFILSIFYTVLPPTLNPVIYSLRNESFKGAVKKLLFSEEFIGKNYFCSVVHACQQWTQRIFFIC is encoded by the coding sequence ATGACTGCACGAAACATAACCACGATGAGTGGATTTCTCCTCATGGGGTTCTCTGACAACCATGAACTTCAGATCTTACAGGCTTTGCTCTTCTTGATGACATACCTATTGGGCTCAGCAGGTAActtcatcattatcaccatcacaaCACTGGACCCACAGCTCCAGTCTCCAATGTATTACTTTCTGAAGCATCTTTCCATTCTGGACTTCTCATCCTTCTCTGTCACAATTCCCCAGTATGTTTATAGTTCactggctcaaagtggctacatATCATATGGCCAGTGCATGATGCAGGTTTTTTTCTTCACTGCTTTGGCCTGGAGTGAATTGGCCATTCTCACAATGATGtcttatgaccgctatgtggccatctgcctcCCACTGCACTATGAGGTCATCATGAGTCCCAGAAAGTGCACTTGGGCTGTGGTAGCTGTGTGGCTAAGTGGAAGCCTCACAGGAACATTATACACAGCAAGTACACTCTCTATCAGATTCTGTGGGGACAAAATAATTCACCAGTTCTTCTGTGATGTCCCCCAGTTGCTCAAGATCTCTTGCTTTAATGATTATTTTGGAGTAGTGAAAGTGACTGCTTTCATGTCTGTATTGGTTTTTGCCTGCTTCATGGGGATTGCCTTCTCCTATGGCCAGATATTCTCTACAGTTCTCAGGATTCCCTCTGCAGAGGGTCAATCTAAGGTCTTCTCTACCTGCCTGCCCCATCtctttgttgtttcattttttctttcaacaGGCATTTGTGCCTTTCTAAACACAACCTCAGACTCTTCAGCTGCTTTAGACTTCATACTTTCTATTTTTTACACTGTACTACCCCCAACCCTCAACCCTGTTATCTATAGTCTGAGAAATGAGTCCTTTAAGGGAGCTGTAAAGAAGTTACTGTTCAGTGAAGAATTCATtgggaaaaattatttttgttctgttgttCATGCCTGCCAACAATGGACACAAAGAATATTTTTCATATGTTGA